From the bacterium genome, the window AAGAGCAAATTCAGTTGCCAAGGGAAGTCCTACATAGCCAAGCCCAATCACGCCAATCTTTGCCTTCTTACTTTTTATTTTATCTTTTAATCCCTCCATCTTTCAATACCTTGTGGAGATGGCGGGAATCGAACCCGCAACCTCTTCCACGCCAAGGAAGCATTCTCCCGTTGAACTACATCCCCAAACAAATTCCAAAAAACAACATTGACATATTTCATTTCTTATATTATAATATCTCGCAATGAAAAATAAAAGGAGGAAAAAAAATGAAAGAGGAGATTTATGAAGTCAAAAGAAAGGTGGGAAGGTTTAAAAATATTGGGATAACTCTTGGGATTATTCTTCTATTTTTGCTTTTTCTTCTTCCCTTAATTAACCCCCTTGTTATTGTTGAGGCAGGAAAAAGGGGGGTTGTGCTAAATTTTGGGGCGGTTTCTTCTAAGGTTTTAGATGAGGGCATCCATTTTAGAATCCCAATTATGCAAAGGGTAATTCAAATGGATGTTAGGGTTAATAAGGAACAGACAGATGCAGCAGCAGCATCAAAAGACCTTCAGCAGACACACTCCACCATTGCCCTCAACTACCACATCTTGCCTGATAAGGCATGGAAGGTCTATCAGAGAATTGGAGCTGAGTTTAAAGAGAAGATGATAGACCCGGCAATTCAGGAGGGTGTAAAGGCTGTTACCGCAAAATATACGGCTGTTGAGCTTATTACAGAAAGGGAAAAGGTAGGAGAAGAGATAAAAGGGCTTTTGAAGCAAAAATTATTACCATACGATATTATCGTTGATGAGCTTTCCATTGTCAACTTTATGTTCTCCCAGCAATTTACCGAGGCTATTGAGGCAAAGCAAACCGCAGAGCAATTGGCTTTAAAGGCACAAAGAGACCTTGAAAGGATAAAGATAGAGGCAGAGCAGCAAGTAGCACAAGCAAAGGCAGAGGCAGAGGCTTTGAAGCTCAAAAGGGAAAACATTACAGATGACCTTATAAGATTAAGGCAAATAGAGGCGAATTTAAAGGCTATAGAAAAATGGGATGGAAGAATGCCCCAAATTACAGGTGGCGTCCTACCCTTTATTGATGTAAAAAGCCTGGAGAGATAGGTTATAATTACTATTCTTCCTCTCTCTTTCTATAA encodes:
- a CDS encoding prohibitin family protein, producing the protein MKEEIYEVKRKVGRFKNIGITLGIILLFLLFLLPLINPLVIVEAGKRGVVLNFGAVSSKVLDEGIHFRIPIMQRVIQMDVRVNKEQTDAAAASKDLQQTHSTIALNYHILPDKAWKVYQRIGAEFKEKMIDPAIQEGVKAVTAKYTAVELITEREKVGEEIKGLLKQKLLPYDIIVDELSIVNFMFSQQFTEAIEAKQTAEQLALKAQRDLERIKIEAEQQVAQAKAEAEALKLKRENITDDLIRLRQIEANLKAIEKWDGRMPQITGGVLPFIDVKSLER